The Bdellovibrio sp. NC01 genome includes the window GGTGGTAAAACGACGAACATTCAGTGGGTTTATCAAAAAACGGCTGAGGATCAAAAATCCAAGCTTGTGGCGTTGAACACAGACATTGAGCGCACTCTGTTCTTTGACTTCTTGCCATTGAACGTGGGTGATATCCGCGGTTTCAAAACTCGCTTCCATCTTTATACGGTTCCAGGTCAGGTTGTTTACGATGCTTCTCGTAAGTTGATCTTGAAGGGTCTTGATGGCGTTATTTTCGTAGCGGACTCACAAATCGAACGTATGGACGAAAACTTGGAATCTCTTCGCAATTTGGAACGCAACCTTGAACAACAAGGTTACGACATTCGCGAAATTCCTTTGATTATGCAGTACAATAAGCGCGATTTGCCAAATGTCGCTTCATTGGCAGAGCTTCGTAGCGCCCTAAACCCTTACAATGCTCCTGAAATTGAAGGCTGCGCTTCTGAAGGCCGTGGCGTTTTCGAGTCATTGAAGACGGTTTCTAAATCAATCATCAACGTTCTAAAAGGCGGAACGACTCTTTAGGAGTCCTTCCTAGCCTGAAATATCTCTCATTTTCCCTCTGAAAATTAGGTTACGACCTATGGATGGTTATGCTATAGGTGTTCGCGAAATTTAAGGTTATGCTTAAGTTTAAATGTAAAGACCGCTGCAGGTCTTTAGAGGTTCGAAAATGAGTTACGATATTGCTGCCGATATTCAACGCCTGAAAAAAGAAAAGAACGCCGTCGTTCTTGCGCACTACTATGAAGATGGCGACATCCAAGATGTTGCTGATCACGTAGGTGACAGTTTCTTTCTTGCGAAGAAAGGTCAGGAAGTAAAAGAGCAAGTGATCTTGCTTGCCGGTGTTGTGTTCATGGCTGAATCCGTGAAGATCATGAATCCAAATAAAACGGTTTTGGTTCCAGATATGGAAGCAAGCTGTTCACTAGTTAAGGGCGCGCCTTACGAAAAGTATCTTGCGTGGAGACGCCAACATCCCGACGGCATCGCTGTGACTTACATCAACTCAAGTACGGAAGTGAAATCGATCTCTGACGTGATTATCACTTCTTCAAACGCCCAACAGATCATTGAATCGATTCCAAAAGATCGCAAGATTCTTTTTGGACCGGATCAACACTTGGGTCGTTGGTTGTCTAAAAAATTAAATCGTCCGTTTGAATTGTGGCAAGGTGCCTGTGAAGTGCACGTGCTATTCAACGCCAAACGCTTGTATGAATTGATTCAACAACATCCCGATGCTGTCGTTATCGCGCATCCAGAATGTGATGAATCCGTTCTGCAATACGCAAGCGTGATTGGTTCAACTTCACGCTTACTTGAAGAAGTGCAAAAAAATCCCGCGAAGAAATTCATCGTTGCGACGGAAACGGGTATTTTCCATCAAATGCAAAAACTTCGTCCGGATGTAGAGTTGATTCAAGCTCCGGTTTTGGATGCAGGTTGTTCATGCAACAACTGCCCCTACATGAAGATGAACAACATGGAAAAAATCAAACACGCTTTAGAGACTTTGAATCCAGCGATTTCATTGGATGAAACTTTGCGTGTAAAAGCGCAAACATCTTTGAATCGCATGATGGACATCACAAGCGGTAAGCCTGTGCAATGGCCGACTGAATTTACTGTTTAACTTTTAAAGGGCTCTGACATGCATATTACAGAAGACATGTTAGAGTCCTTTCGTAAAATCCTGAACTCCCCGTCTTTGCAAATTTATGCAGAAACAAACTGGGGTAGTCACAATCCTGAACACCGCACTTTAATTCACGAAAAATTGAATGCCTTAAAGTCTGCCGATCCTGCGCTACATACATCCGTATCGCACACGAATGGTTTAGGAGTTATCGCCGCCTGTTCATCCCCGATTGGCGTTGATGCAGAATTAACAGCCCGAGTTTTACCGGCGATCATAGCCCGCGTTTCTAGCCCCGAAGAACTCAGCCAGGCTCCAAATGCCGCCAGCCTGTGGTCGGCGAAAGAAGCCACGTTTAAAGCGCTTAAAAGCTATGAACAGCCGTCGGTGGTTTCAAAGATTTCTATAGGGGAATGGCAAAATATTGCTTCTCAATTTGAGACATTCCGACTCATGAATGCTTCTATCTTCGGATCTCCCTCTAGTGGCGTTGGTGTCGTCACTCATCTTCCGCATCACACACTCAGCTTTTTTGTTTTTTGCTCTTAACTTTGGTCGAGTCCTGCCGATCAGTTTATTAAGCACGTTGTTACGAGCGGAACTTAAGGCAGGTGAAAAATGGGAAGTACAAATACCAACAAGCGAGTGGCTCCAAGGAAAGAAGTCTCTCCCATTCATGTATCTTATCTAACTTCATTGGACGATTTTGCGAAGATCGCAAAAGACTGTGAGATCGTAGAAGCTTCTTCAACAGGTTTGCTTCTTTTGATCACACGTGAAGATTTGATTCCTTCAGCTCTTCGAAAAAATTTGAACTTGGATTGTCTGATTGGTGATCGCGTGTTCATGCACTTAGAAGAGATGAACTTGGAAGTTTCTGGTGTGATCACTCGCACGCAGCTTCTAGGTAAGAAAGGCTTCTATGTCGCTGTTGATTATAGCGATGAAGCCCCTCAATACTGGCGTGAATGTCTGATGGATCTTCTTCCGACTCCAGGCGAACTGGATTAGAAATTAAAGATCTACGAATTCTGGCAATCCTTTTTCTGAAACAAGCACGATTGAATAGTGCGGAGGAAGGAACCAGCTAATCGCTTCTGCAATCCCCTGATGTTCTTTCTGAGGGGGATTGCCGATAGACTCCAACGACACGGCTAAATCATAATGCTTGCGATCTTGGCTCATCACAAGGATGCGTGGACGCAAGACACTCTGATCACGGAAAAATTCTTTTACAATGTTACGAACGTACTGAGGTAGATATTGCGGCGACGGTGGACCGGCGTGCAATTTCTGACCTTCGTTGATTTGCAAGGCACCCACTGGGGCAGCATCAGCATTTTGATAGAACAAACCTGTTTCGCGGAAATTCCAAATCATACCGTAAGTGAAAACGTAGTCTGGATATTCCTTCATCGGATTTACAACCAGGCCCACGCCTTTTGTTGCAAGCCACGCCATGATTTTTTGCGCAGGCTCTGTCGCCTCTTCAGAAGTTTCAGTCAAAAGATAAGGCCAACCATCCGGGCCTTGTTGAGGAGCTTCATTGATAAGTTTCAAGTTGCCCTTAGAAATCGCCATAAAGAAATCGATTTCCCACTGGTGATCGCGTTGCTCTTCAGGAACTTTTACTAACTCATTCAATGTCATCTGGTACCTCGGGGCCAAAATAAAAAAGGCTAAGCCTTTGAAGCTTAGCCTTTTTCCTATGCCCGTTTTAGAGCGGGGTCAAGACGCGAAGGACTAGTATTCCTCTACGATCACGATTGTTTTCCAACCGTTTTTGTATTGAGGACGACCGTATTGGTCTACAGTTTGTTGACCC containing:
- a CDS encoding ATP/GTP-binding protein, producing MSFINYNAKEIHCKVVYYGPSLGGKTTNIQWVYQKTAEDQKSKLVALNTDIERTLFFDFLPLNVGDIRGFKTRFHLYTVPGQVVYDASRKLILKGLDGVIFVADSQIERMDENLESLRNLERNLEQQGYDIREIPLIMQYNKRDLPNVASLAELRSALNPYNAPEIEGCASEGRGVFESLKTVSKSIINVLKGGTTL
- a CDS encoding 4'-phosphopantetheinyl transferase superfamily protein, which produces MHITEDMLESFRKILNSPSLQIYAETNWGSHNPEHRTLIHEKLNALKSADPALHTSVSHTNGLGVIAACSSPIGVDAELTARVLPAIIARVSSPEELSQAPNAASLWSAKEATFKALKSYEQPSVVSKISIGEWQNIASQFETFRLMNASIFGSPSSGVGVVTHLPHHTLSFFVFCS
- the nadA gene encoding quinolinate synthase NadA, which translates into the protein MSYDIAADIQRLKKEKNAVVLAHYYEDGDIQDVADHVGDSFFLAKKGQEVKEQVILLAGVVFMAESVKIMNPNKTVLVPDMEASCSLVKGAPYEKYLAWRRQHPDGIAVTYINSSTEVKSISDVIITSSNAQQIIESIPKDRKILFGPDQHLGRWLSKKLNRPFELWQGACEVHVLFNAKRLYELIQQHPDAVVIAHPECDESVLQYASVIGSTSRLLEEVQKNPAKKFIVATETGIFHQMQKLRPDVELIQAPVLDAGCSCNNCPYMKMNNMEKIKHALETLNPAISLDETLRVKAQTSLNRMMDITSGKPVQWPTEFTV